Proteins from one Diprion similis isolate iyDipSimi1 chromosome 3, iyDipSimi1.1, whole genome shotgun sequence genomic window:
- the LOC124416801 gene encoding loricrin-like isoform X2, which translates to MKLFVVALVLAAASSVYGGHISSGWSSGGGGGGWNYGGGGGGGWSGGGGGWSGGGGGWSGGGGGKKIIKIITVSAPSGGWSSGGGGGGWKSGGGGGWPSGGGGGWKSGGGGGWSSGGGSGWSSGGGGWKSGGGGGWW; encoded by the exons ATGAAG TTGTTCGTTGTTGCCCTGGTTTTGGCTGCAGCCAGCAGTGTTTACG GAGGACACATAAGTAGCGGCTGGTcaagcggcggcggcggtggtggCTGGAACTACGGCgggggtggaggtggtggCTGGTCCGGTGGAGGCGGTGGCTGGTCCGGCGGTGGTGGAGGCTGGTCAGGCGGCGGCGGTGGAAAGAAGATCATCAAGATCATAACCGTCAGCGCTCCCAGTGGCGGCTGGAGTTCAGGCGGTGGAGGCGGTGGCTGGAAGTCAGGAG GCGGGGGTGGCTGGCCCAGCGGTGGAGGTGGTGGCTGGAAGTCTGGAGGTGGTGGTGGCTGGTCAAGCGGAGGTGGAAGTGGATGGTCAAGCGGCGGTGGTGGCTGGAAGAGCGGAGGCGGTGGTG GCTGGTGGTAA
- the LOC124416801 gene encoding loricrin-like isoform X1 codes for MKLFVVALVLAAASSVYGGHISSGWSSGGGGGGWNYGGGGGGGWSGGGGGWSGGGGGWSGGGGGKKIIKIITVSAPSGGWSSGGGGGGWKSGGGGWSSGGGSGWPSSGWSSGGGGGWPSGGGGGWKSGGGGGWSSGGGSGWSSGGGGWKSGGGGGWW; via the exons ATGAAG TTGTTCGTTGTTGCCCTGGTTTTGGCTGCAGCCAGCAGTGTTTACG GAGGACACATAAGTAGCGGCTGGTcaagcggcggcggcggtggtggCTGGAACTACGGCgggggtggaggtggtggCTGGTCCGGTGGAGGCGGTGGCTGGTCCGGCGGTGGTGGAGGCTGGTCAGGCGGCGGCGGTGGAAAGAAGATCATCAAGATCATAACCGTCAGCGCTCCCAGTGGCGGCTGGAGTTCAGGCGGTGGAGGCGGTGGCTGGAAGTCAGGAGGTGGTGGCTGGTCCAGCGGTGGTGGAAGCGGCTGGCCCAGTAGCGGCTGGAGTTCAGGAGGCGGGGGTGGCTGGCCCAGCGGTGGAGGTGGTGGCTGGAAGTCTGGAGGTGGTGGTGGCTGGTCAAGCGGAGGTGGAAGTGGATGGTCAAGCGGCGGTGGTGGCTGGAAGAGCGGAGGCGGTGGTG GCTGGTGGTAA